In Deinococcus aquaticus, the sequence ACCCCAAGGGGCCGTGAGGCGCTGCTGGCTTCAGGAGCGCCCAAGCGGCATGCCTGCCTGACGGACGCGCCCAGCGCCGCGTACACCCTCCCCTCCCGCTGCCAGACGAGCACGTACTCGTGATCGATGACGTCCCACTAAGGTCTGTGCAGCCATTCTCTGCATTACGCTTGACGTGATGAACGCCATCGACGCGTCACATGCGCTGGAACTCCTCAGGTCCGAGCAGCCGCTCCAGGACATCCACGTGGACAAGCTCGACCTCCACAGTCTGGCAACCGACCAGACCGAGGTGCCCGTGTCGATCACGGCTCGAGACAGCCGAATTGACGCCCTCGACACGTCCTCGCTGGTCTTCCATCGCCCCGTCGTCTTTGAACGGTGTCATCTCGGCACTACGTTTTGCTGGGCGACGTACTTCCTCGCTGGGGCGGAGTTCATCGAGTGCACGTTCGACGGCCCGGTCACGTTCGAGTGTGGCGGGCACAACGAACCACCTGCGGCCTTCGTCCTGAACGCCTGTACGTTCAGCCATTTCGTCAACTTCTTCGACTGCTGGTACCCAGGCCCCGTGCACATTCGCGGCTGTCACTTCTCAGCGGGGTCGAACCTTCTCGGGAACGTGGATCAACCCTTCGTGACCAGTTTTGAGCTCCCACCTCTCATTGAGGACAATACGGGGACCCTCTCGATGGATGGCGGCTGAGTCGGCATTTAGTGCTCACATCCAACAAGATTCAGTGCCGGACATCTTTGATTTCTGATCGGCTGAGACGCAGTTTAATGATTTCTGCGTCAGGTCACAGCCGGGGCAGCAAAAGAGCGGCATCACTGGTCTGCGACGCTCCACGATCCCACTCCGGAACAGCCCGCCAATCTGGCTGACCTGTTGAAAGCACGACTGGCGTTCCTCCACCGGGACACCCTGAAGCGTGTCCCGGACGTCGTTGAAGCCCTGATCCAGGTCCAGTCCACATCCCGCAGGCTGCTGGCTACCTTCCCCGCAACGTGGTGAGCGGCCGGATATCGCCGAGCCGGGCGACTGCTGCCACGCCCTCTCCACTTTGAACCGCCTTCACTTTCCTTTCACACATGACAACGGTGCCTTCTCCCAGTGAGGGAAAGGCGCAAATTATGTCTATTTAGCATAACCTGTCCGTATGAACGGTCAGCTCGCCCATTCCCAACCCAGGCGCCTCCGGCAACAACCACGCCCACTGACTGTCACACCTGCCTCAACTTCGACCCACCTCGCCACGGTTTCCCACACGTGCCGACCCCATTCCCACATCCCATCCCTGCGCACAGACGCGTCCCACGTCATTCAACTGCCGGGCAGGACGAGCCCCATATGAACCCCGCGCCACCTGACCCTTTTCGGCCGGTGCTGCTGATCCTGCTGCCCTGCACCGTCAATCATCCACCGCACCGGCTCCTGCAGGCCATCCGTGACGCCACGTTGACTCACGACCAGCGCGCGCAGGTCATCTGCCGGCATACCACCCGTCCCAGCCACGCCATCACCCTCCGACTGACTGGCGACTGGAGCTGCGCCCCAGAACACCTCTGGCGCACCCTCACCCACCTCTACACGGATTACCAGTGAGCAACCTGCGCATCACCGAAGCCCTCCCAGAAGGCGAACATGCCGCCTGGGTCACCCTTGACGACGGTCTGACCCGCCTCATTGATCTACGCCCCTTATCCCAACTCTCCACGCACCACTCACTACGCCTCCCCTCGCTGGTCCGCTCCCTGCGCGTCACTGAGGACGCCCGCCACATTTACTGGCCAGGGGGCGCCCACCTGGACATCACTTCCATCGCTCTCGCCCCAACTGGCCCACTCCCCGTTGGCCTCCTAGCCCTCCTCCCCAGCGCCCGACGGTACCGGCCCCTCGCCCCTCTGCTGAGCCATCAACCTGTCCACACGCACTCGTACCTGGACGTACGCCCGGAACAGGTCCTCCAAGACCAGCTGCGCATCAAACCCGCCGACCTGCAGCAGTTCCTGCGTAGTCACGCCCCAGTGGAACCCGGGCTGTGTATTGCCCGCCTCAGTGACCTGTACCTCGCCCTGCAACTCCTTCTCCCTGTCAATCTCATCCCGGCTCTGCTGCGCCGCCCCTGGCCCGCCGCCATCCGACACGCCGCGCAGGGCACAACCGCCCTGGACTGCCTGTGGAAGGGACGCATCGACCTGATCGACACCCCCCTCACGCACCTGCTTCTGCCCGACGCGCCGCCAGTCTCCGTGTTACTGTCCAGTGATGCGGAAGCCAACGGCGCTGCGACGGCAGAACAACAGCAGCGGCCTCCCGAGGGGCAACGTGATCGGTGACCGCGTCCGCGAGGCACGCTCCGAACAGAACCTGACCCTTCAGGCGCTGGATGAACGGATTGAGGCCGTCAGCGGCTTCAGCCTCAGCCAGCCGACCCTGACCCGCATCGAACAGGGCACCCGCAGCGTGTACGACTTCGAGGTGGTGGCCCTGTGCCTCGCGCTGAACGTCGACGCCCGCTGGCTCCTGGGTCTGATCGACGCGGAAGAGAGCTGAGCCCGCAACCGACTCAGGCCGTCAACAATCCGGAGGGACACGGCATCAGCAGTCAGTCGGACTCTTCCACGAAGCGTGTCAGTCGGTTCAGATCAGCGCGGATCACCAGGGTGAACTGCTCACCGGCCTCCCGTTCAACCAGCGTGGTGGTGGGGTAGTCCGTCAGATCACTGAGTAGCAGTTCATTGATGGTCAGCAGACCCGGAATATCGCGTTATAACCTCGATCGCCCGAAAACCCCCGTTAAGAGCTTTGATGCCGTTCCAGTCGGTATGGACGCGGATAGTCAAGAATGTTCAGAGGGCGAGGGAGAAGTTCGTACTTTCGATCTGACCCCGAACTTTTCCCCATTGAGCGCCAGTAGAGCTCGCTGCAAACCAGCAAAACAGCAGAAAAGTTCGCAGTATGGCCATTCTGCGAACTCTTCAGATCACCCGTGTGACCTTAACGGGGGTTTTCGGGCGATTGAGGCTACAACGCGGGGTCGGGCTGGGGCGCGGCTGGGCACCTGCAGGACCTGCCCCACTTTCAGCGCGAGCTGCGGGTTGAGGCCTCTGTTATTCGCCAGCAGGGCGTTCAACGTGACGCCCTGACGCTTCGCGATGCCGTACAGGGTGTCGCCCGGTTTTACGGTCACGGTCGCCGCTGCGCAGAAGCTCAGGCCAGCTAGGCCCAGGGAGAGGATCAGGGAACGCCACATCCAGGCGAGCGTAATCAGACATGATTAAGTTTCTGTAAATAAATGCTGACCCGCCGAACTATTAAGGCCTCAGGCCAAGTGCCTGTGGGGCATCTCCTCTGTTCATGACCCAGGTTTCTCCAAGCTCCGGCTGGCCAGTGTGCGGAAGTGTTGCAGCTCCTTGCTGCGTGGAAATGTCTGTAGGGCGCGCTGCGTGACGCTGAGCGTCCGGCTGTGCTTCCCAGCCTGCGTCCACGCCTCAAATGCTTCCTGGCGGTAGAGGTAATACATGGTCGGCACGCCCAGGTTGATGGCACGCTCGAAATACTCCGACGCGAGGCGCGGATTGCCCAGGCGCAGGGTAGCTTTGGCCAGACCCCACCAAGCGTAGGGGTCCCCCGGGCGCGCTTTGACGTCCTGTTCGCCGTGCGTCCTCAGGTGTTGCCAGTTGGCCGCCGTACTGAAATCACGCCCGAGAATCGCCTGCACCTGCGCTTCTTTTGCCGGCGGATAGGCGACCAGATACTCGCCGTTGTAGTACGCCCAGAGCGACATCAGTTGTGCAGGCGTCAAGCGTAGGGAGGGCCCCAGCAGTGGATCACTGGTCAGAAAATAGCCTGCGCTGTACCCGTACACAGTTCGGAAGTGCGCCACGTTGCTGCCCTGCTGGAGGCGCTGCTGCAGCACCACTGGAAAGCCGTTCGCCACCAGGGTGCGCAGCAACTCGGCATCCCCTGCGTACCGGATCACACTACGCAGGCCGGCACGACCCAGGTAGTTGGCGAGTTCCACGCTCGTGACCTGGGGATCACCGGGGTAGTCCTTCATCACGGCCGCTGCCTGCGCCTGCGTCACCGAAGCACCGTAGTACCCCAGGAGAGTCATGGCGGTCACTGGCGCGCAGTTGTTCAGCGACTGGGGTTCATGCCGGATGTTCTTCAATGTGACGCTGGCGGGCAGCGCCTCAGCAACCCCCCAGATCGAACACAGAGCTAGCAGCCAACGAAGCGTCATGCATCATCCTCACGCGGGTTCCTGCGGACTTCTGTAGGCCAGCGCTCAGCATCCTTGGGCATCTGTTCACCCATGTGCGCCCCTTGGAGACCCACACGAAACCGCCCGTGACGTGGACACGGGCGGTTCAG encodes:
- a CDS encoding DUF2442 domain-containing protein, whose protein sequence is MSNLRITEALPEGEHAAWVTLDDGLTRLIDLRPLSQLSTHHSLRLPSLVRSLRVTEDARHIYWPGGAHLDITSIALAPTGPLPVGLLALLPSARRYRPLAPLLSHQPVHTHSYLDVRPEQVLQDQLRIKPADLQQFLRSHAPVEPGLCIARLSDLYLALQLLLPVNLIPALLRRPWPAAIRHAAQGTTALDCLWKGRIDLIDTPLTHLLLPDAPPVSVLLSSDAEANGAATAEQQQRPPEGQRDR
- a CDS encoding helix-turn-helix domain-containing protein translates to MIGDRVREARSEQNLTLQALDERIEAVSGFSLSQPTLTRIEQGTRSVYDFEVVALCLALNVDARWLLGLIDAEES
- a CDS encoding C39 family peptidase → MTLRWLLALCSIWGVAEALPASVTLKNIRHEPQSLNNCAPVTAMTLLGYYGASVTQAQAAAVMKDYPGDPQVTSVELANYLGRAGLRSVIRYAGDAELLRTLVANGFPVVLQQRLQQGSNVAHFRTVYGYSAGYFLTSDPLLGPSLRLTPAQLMSLWAYYNGEYLVAYPPAKEAQVQAILGRDFSTAANWQHLRTHGEQDVKARPGDPYAWWGLAKATLRLGNPRLASEYFERAINLGVPTMYYLYRQEAFEAWTQAGKHSRTLSVTQRALQTFPRSKELQHFRTLASRSLEKPGS